The Xanthomonas fragariae genome has a segment encoding these proteins:
- the nagA gene encoding N-acetylglucosamine-6-phosphate deacetylase — MDASPIQALCNARVLTDDGVQDGLVVLLAGRQIQAIVPAEDARVAQAHARLDLGGATLLPGFIDIQVNGGGGVLFNNARHPQTLATIAAAHRRFGTTGLLPTLISDTAEVMAEAIAATRQAIAQGVPGVLGIHLEGPYLSPARKGTHDAHKFRLPDAHEIAVDTSLDNGVTLITLAPERVPLDDIRAFVAGGAIVFAGHTAATYEQAQDGIAAGVSGFTHLYNAMSQLAGREPNAVGAALEDPNVWCGIIVDGVHVHPASLRVALAAKPRGKLLLVTDAMPMVGADSPSFDLYAETITAVDGVVRNADGALAGSALDMATAVRNSVQWLGVDLAEAARMASTYPAQCIGLGERLGRIAPGYQADLVLVDADIRVLATWVAGQRE, encoded by the coding sequence ATGGATGCTTCCCCGATTCAAGCGTTGTGCAATGCACGCGTGCTCACCGACGATGGCGTGCAGGATGGTTTGGTCGTGCTGCTGGCTGGAAGGCAGATCCAGGCGATCGTGCCGGCCGAGGATGCACGCGTTGCGCAGGCGCACGCACGCCTGGATCTGGGCGGCGCCACCTTGTTGCCAGGCTTTATCGACATCCAGGTCAATGGCGGTGGCGGCGTGTTGTTCAATAACGCACGCCACCCACAGACATTGGCCACGATCGCTGCCGCGCATCGCCGCTTCGGCACCACCGGCCTGTTGCCCACACTGATCAGCGACACCGCCGAGGTGATGGCTGAAGCCATCGCCGCCACGCGCCAGGCCATCGCACAAGGCGTGCCCGGCGTCCTCGGCATCCATCTGGAAGGCCCGTATCTGAGCCCCGCCCGCAAGGGCACGCACGACGCGCACAAGTTCCGTTTGCCGGACGCGCACGAGATTGCGGTCGATACCTCGCTGGATAATGGCGTTACCTTGATCACCCTCGCGCCGGAGCGCGTGCCGCTAGACGATATTCGCGCCTTCGTTGCTGGCGGCGCGATTGTGTTTGCCGGCCACACTGCCGCCACGTATGAGCAGGCGCAAGATGGTATTGCTGCCGGCGTCAGCGGCTTTACCCATCTGTACAACGCAATGTCGCAACTGGCCGGGCGTGAGCCCAATGCTGTGGGCGCCGCGCTGGAAGATCCCAACGTGTGGTGCGGCATCATTGTCGACGGCGTGCACGTGCATCCGGCCAGCCTGCGTGTGGCGTTGGCAGCCAAGCCGCGGGGCAAGCTGCTGCTGGTGACCGACGCCATGCCGATGGTCGGCGCAGACAGCCCCAGCTTCGATCTCTACGCAGAGACGATCACTGCTGTCGACGGAGTAGTGCGCAATGCCGACGGCGCACTTGCCGGTTCCGCATTGGACATGGCCACTGCCGTACGCAATAGCGTGCAGTGGCTGGGTGTTGATCTGGCCGAAGCCGCGCGCATGGCGTCCACGTATCCTGCGCAATGCATCGGCCTGGGTGAGCGTCTCGGTCGCATTGCACCCGGCTATCAAGCCGATCTGGTGCTGGTGGATGCCGATATCCGAGTGCTGGCTACCTGGGTGGCTGGCCAGCGCGAGTAA
- a CDS encoding SIS domain-containing protein, translating to MSLPTETETLMFREAAQTADVVAAQFARNADTIAALAQSLRDTPPPFVVTCARGSSDHAATYAKYLFETQLGIVTASASPSVGSVYASPLQLRGALYIVISQSGKSPDLLRNAEAAKAAGARVVALVNVEDSPLAQLAEVVIPLGAGPEKSVAATKSYLASLAAVLHLGAVWKNDPALLAAVDALPQQLRNAWQADWSALTAGLVPAHNLFVLGRGLGLGAAQEAALKFKETCGLHAEAYSSAEVKHGPMALVGPGFPVLVFAQPDETGAGTRSLAAEFRARGAQVWLAAPDGDLPLADAAHPAIAPLLTVQSFYRAINALALQRGNNPDLPPHLNKVTETV from the coding sequence ATGAGCCTTCCCACCGAAACCGAGACCTTGATGTTCCGCGAAGCGGCGCAGACCGCCGACGTGGTCGCTGCCCAGTTCGCGCGCAACGCAGACACCATCGCTGCGCTTGCGCAGTCGCTGCGCGATACGCCGCCCCCGTTCGTGGTGACCTGCGCGCGCGGCAGTTCCGATCATGCAGCTACGTACGCCAAGTATCTGTTCGAAACCCAGCTCGGCATCGTCACCGCGTCGGCATCGCCGTCGGTGGGCTCGGTCTACGCATCGCCGCTGCAGCTGCGTGGTGCGCTGTACATTGTGATTTCGCAATCGGGCAAGAGCCCGGACCTGTTGCGCAATGCCGAAGCCGCGAAAGCTGCCGGCGCGCGCGTGGTCGCACTGGTCAACGTGGAAGATTCGCCGCTGGCGCAACTGGCCGAGGTGGTGATCCCGCTGGGCGCGGGCCCGGAAAAAAGCGTCGCCGCCACCAAGAGCTATCTCGCCTCGCTGGCTGCTGTATTGCACTTGGGCGCAGTGTGGAAGAACGACCCGGCATTGCTCGCTGCGGTCGATGCGTTGCCGCAGCAGTTGCGCAACGCCTGGCAGGCGGATTGGTCCGCCCTCACCGCAGGTCTGGTGCCGGCGCACAATCTGTTCGTGCTCGGTCGCGGTTTGGGCTTGGGCGCTGCGCAGGAAGCGGCATTGAAATTCAAGGAAACCTGCGGCCTGCATGCCGAAGCCTACAGTTCGGCCGAGGTCAAACACGGCCCGATGGCGCTTGTGGGGCCTGGCTTCCCGGTGCTGGTGTTTGCGCAGCCCGACGAAACCGGCGCCGGCACACGCTCACTCGCTGCCGAATTCCGCGCCCGTGGCGCGCAGGTATGGCTGGCTGCGCCCGATGGCGATCTGCCGCTTGCCGATGCCGCACATCCGGCCATCGCACCGCTGTTGACCGTGCAAAGCTTCTATCGCGCGATCAATGCATTGGCACTGCAGCGTGGCAATAATCCCGATTTGCCACCGCATTTGAACAAGGTGACGGAAACGGTTTGA
- a CDS encoding LacI family DNA-binding transcriptional regulator, which yields MRRPTIKDVAERAKVSLKTVSRVINNEPSVMQATRARVLRVIADLDYEPDPSARNLRSGTPFVIGLVYDNPNPYHIIGIQNGVLAACRETGFGLQIHPCDSTSPLLAEELAEWVQRSRLAGVVLTAPMSERPQLLAGLAARGIKSVRIIAATDDPGDGPCVYIDDRDAAYEITEHLIQLGHQRIGFLWGGPQHRSSAERYAGYEAALKDYGIALNKHLVIPGDYTFDDGFRGARRLLSLREPPTAIFGSNDEIAAGVLAAAKSTGMNVPYQLSIAGFEDSPFSRQSWPALTTAKQATEDIARHAARLLISQLRSDAYDDQPAQLQNRGFVPQLVVRGSTAPAQPPAVQSLPPEST from the coding sequence ATGCGCAGGCCCACCATCAAAGACGTCGCCGAGCGCGCAAAGGTCTCGCTGAAGACCGTGTCGCGCGTGATCAACAACGAGCCATCGGTGATGCAGGCCACGCGCGCGCGCGTGCTGCGCGTGATCGCCGATCTCGACTACGAGCCCGATCCGTCCGCGCGCAATCTGCGCAGCGGCACGCCGTTCGTGATCGGTCTGGTGTACGACAACCCCAATCCGTATCACATCATCGGCATACAGAACGGCGTGCTGGCCGCATGCCGCGAAACCGGCTTTGGCCTGCAGATTCATCCCTGCGATTCCACCTCGCCATTGCTGGCCGAAGAGCTCGCCGAGTGGGTGCAGCGCTCGCGTCTGGCCGGCGTGGTGCTGACCGCGCCGATGTCCGAGCGTCCGCAATTATTGGCGGGCCTGGCCGCGCGCGGCATCAAGAGCGTGCGCATCATCGCGGCCACCGACGATCCCGGCGATGGCCCGTGCGTGTATATCGACGACCGCGACGCGGCGTACGAGATCACCGAGCATCTGATCCAGCTTGGCCACCAACGCATCGGCTTTTTGTGGGGCGGCCCGCAGCATCGCTCCAGCGCCGAGCGTTACGCCGGCTACGAAGCTGCGCTGAAGGATTATGGCATCGCCCTGAACAAGCATCTGGTGATTCCCGGCGATTACACCTTCGACGATGGGTTCCGTGGCGCGCGCCGCTTGTTGTCGTTGCGCGAACCGCCCACCGCCATCTTCGGCAGTAACGATGAAATCGCCGCAGGCGTATTGGCCGCGGCCAAATCCACCGGCATGAACGTGCCGTATCAGTTGTCGATTGCCGGTTTCGAAGACAGCCCGTTTTCGCGGCAGTCGTGGCCTGCATTGACCACCGCCAAGCAGGCCACCGAAGACATCGCACGGCATGCCGCGCGTTTGCTGATCAGCCAGCTGCGCAGCGATGCCTACGACGATCAGCCCGCACAGTTGCAGAACCGCGGTTTCGTGCCGCAGTTGGTGGTGCGCGGTTCCACTGCACCGGCGCAACCGCCGGCCGTCCAATCCCTTCCCCCCGAATCCACCTGA
- a CDS encoding sugar MFS transporter produces the protein MTTPRPANPVVSIAIVGVLFFIIGFFTWINGPLITFVRLAFDLDEVNAFLVLMVFYLSYFFLALPSSWILKRTGMKKGLALSLVMMAAGAAGFGQFATQRWYPGALGGLFVIGSGLALLQTAINPYISILGPIESAARRIALMGICNKIAGILAPILIGSLVLHGIGDLSAQVASVDAATKLQLLNAFAAQIHAPYLVMSGVLLLLAIGVLFSPLPELKASEANATPGSAAGVQKSSIFQFPHLWLGVLCLFVYVGVEVMAGDAIGTYGHGFDLPLDSTKIFTSYTLGAMLLGYIAGLVLIPRVVSQARYLSVSAALGVLFSLGALFTHGYVSVGLVAALGFANAMMWPAIFPLAIRGLGRFTEIGSALLIMGIAGGAIIPQAFAILKQHYDFQIVFAALMVPCYLYILFYSLRGHRLGLPAQAK, from the coding sequence TTGATCACCTTCGTGCGGCTGGCGTTCGACCTCGACGAGGTCAATGCGTTCCTGGTGTTGATGGTGTTCTACCTGTCGTATTTTTTTCTGGCACTGCCCTCGTCGTGGATCCTCAAGCGCACCGGAATGAAAAAAGGCCTGGCGCTGAGCCTGGTGATGATGGCAGCGGGCGCAGCGGGGTTCGGCCAGTTCGCCACCCAGCGTTGGTACCCGGGCGCGTTGGGTGGCTTGTTCGTGATCGGTAGCGGCCTGGCGCTGTTGCAGACTGCGATCAATCCCTACATCAGCATCCTTGGCCCGATCGAAAGTGCAGCGCGACGCATCGCGCTGATGGGCATCTGCAACAAGATCGCCGGCATCCTGGCGCCGATCCTGATCGGCTCGCTGGTGCTGCACGGTATCGGCGATCTGTCCGCGCAGGTGGCCAGTGTCGATGCGGCGACCAAGCTGCAGTTGCTCAATGCGTTTGCCGCCCAAATCCACGCCCCGTATCTGGTGATGTCCGGCGTGCTGCTGTTGCTGGCCATTGGCGTGCTGTTCTCGCCGCTGCCGGAACTGAAAGCCTCCGAGGCCAACGCCACGCCCGGCAGCGCTGCCGGCGTGCAGAAATCCAGCATCTTCCAGTTTCCGCATCTGTGGTTGGGCGTGTTGTGCCTGTTCGTCTATGTGGGTGTGGAAGTGATGGCTGGCGATGCGATTGGCACCTATGGCCACGGCTTCGATCTGCCGTTGGACAGCACCAAGATCTTCACCTCTTATACGCTGGGTGCGATGCTGCTCGGCTACATCGCCGGCCTGGTGTTGATTCCGCGTGTCGTCTCGCAGGCACGTTATCTGAGCGTGTCGGCCGCGCTCGGTGTGCTGTTCTCGCTGGGGGCGTTGTTCACCCACGGCTATGTGTCGGTGGGCTTGGTGGCCGCGCTCGGATTTGCCAATGCAATGATGTGGCCGGCGATCTTTCCGCTGGCCATTCGCGGGCTCGGCCGCTTTACCGAAATCGGCTCTGCATTGCTGATCATGGGCATTGCTGGCGGCGCGATCATTCCGCAGGCGTTCGCCATTCTCAAACAGCATTACGACTTCCAGATCGTGTTCGCTGCGCTGATGGTGCCGTGCTATCTGTACATCCTGTTCTATTCGCTGCGCGGTCACCGCCTGGGCCTGCCGGCCCAAGCCAAGTGA